Below is a window of Spodoptera frugiperda isolate SF20-4 chromosome 13, AGI-APGP_CSIRO_Sfru_2.0, whole genome shotgun sequence DNA.
ATtgaatacctaattatattgCTGTATTACAAGACATGATAAAATTCAAGGTAATAACTTCTTCAATTAATAATtcattacaaatattaattttataacaaaacagtatAACTTATGATCCATTTTCaccaatttgtgttataagttacATATTAAGTGCAATATAGTAGGTGAGCCTAATACCAATAACAGTTAGTTTTCAATTACAAGTTTAATAAGGATAATATTAAACCCATACAAATGATGCATTTtgatatacaaaaacaaaaattaacttCATCCTTAAAAGAAGAATACTTcacaatacatacaattttctagTGTCCGATTTATCGAATATTATGCTGTAATGGGTTAATGAAACAGGTAAAATATTGTGAATTAGGGAAAACtatttcacataattatatactatACTCTTTcatgaattaattaaacaaaactaagtTCTTTTATCAAAGAGCAAAGGTTGAATTTATTGTAAAGCAAagcttactttttttttgtttatagtaGCCAAAACATATTCACATATATTGTGAATAAGtaggttattttaatatgagtgcttataataaatattgtgtatgtTGTGCATGTACAAAGAAAGTCATTATAATGGATATGAATCACTTGACTCTTTGTGTGAAATATAATAGGCAGGATGTGCATCTGATCTGTGTCAGtcgaatggaaaaaaataatatttttatttttaatgttttgaatTGTATGTcaatacatacaattatattatattttatgattttaagaTGAATTtgtgtcaaaaaattaaaatagataatgttttatttttcttgtgtttGTTTAAGTAGCAAGAAAAAAGATGTGTTTAAATaactaatacttatttatatactcaggtttatcaatgaaaatcattaaattgtTAAGTATATCATTTTCTAATTAGGtataattgaaaatgtatttttaattattttatatactaggTAAATCATGTTTCattcagaaaaaaattataccacttggtttttaatattatacacatgACACATAACCaggatataatattttacttttatttaatttatctgactagaatctaaatattattaaatagctAATACTAACATGTACTTATTGTAAACTAAGATATAACCTTACCTAAGTCACttgaaataattcaataaaagaaaTGCGAACAGAACTTTCTAAAGCTGTACTTCTATGTTCATCAACTTCCAGAgagaaaaaaaggttttttattaaaaaaaacactggtATCTTAGACCACATTCATGAGATAAGAAAATACGGTATTCTATCGCAACAACACGTCCATTTATCACTAGTGTAACAGAATAAACTGCTCTCCCATCACAGTTAGACACACACAACAAACttagaaactaaataaaaagatatcatCCCGTTACAATctaaaaagacaatttaaaatGTGCCCTACTGAGCGCGTGGTCatctttacattaaaattttaacacttACCAAAACATATACAGGTGGAGCTGTAACGTTAGTCAGTTATTATAAATCCGGCACTTTTTAAAcctaatttaaagttttttattcataacaaCTGCATTACAGTAAAAAGCAAAAACACGTGCAACACGACCTCCCTCGTTGGCGTCGGCCGTTGCACTTTACTTTAGTATTGCCATTAATTATCAAATTAGAATATAACTATGTCATTGACGTACTCTAGATAAGATTAGTCCATGCAAAATTAGCATTGCTAATGTGAATTTAATTACCTAGTATCACCTGGATTAATGGACTCATTATCGAATACTCTTAATAGTATCTTATCAAATTCTGATGAAACCAGCCGATATTAATGTTGTGGCTATTATTGTATCCTAGCAATACTCTTTCAATACTGTCAAATGTCTAATGTTCTCCAATCACGAACGTCTGTcattgtcatttttattttgtccccTCCCGAGCTGagagttctatttttaaataattttctttttcggGATAGGTTTAGAGAATCATTTTCTAAATAACAATATCGTGTGTGCCTATGGTAGTTCCTTTGTTTCTATTAATTAGTCAGATAACTTTActgaaagaaacaaaaatacgtACTTGAAAAATGGTTAATTCGAGTTTAGCATACGAAATTCTGCTAtacataaattcattttatttcggTCTATTTGCGACATGTGAACTGGGTACTCTTATTCTGAAGTCAGTGTTAATTATTGAGAAATATGAAGTAGACAAGGATCCAACGAAAATAGGGCGAGATTATGGAGTACTTGTTAGCTTATTCATTATTGAAGCGGCCCGCCTTATACTGGGGCGTAAAGGAAGTCTTAGTGAGAAAGGTAAGTGGGTTAGTGGTAGAACACCtgaattatgtataaaaacttatttatttaattgaattatacATTAGAATGCaatcattgaatattttatcaagTGTAAATACCAATTATACAAGCTGTCCCTGAAGTGGACATGCAAATAGCACttgatgatcagcaaggttccaacagttatcaaaaaatataaaaaaatctgaatggtatagttttaaaattacaatgagtTAGCAAGAATGTAAATGATAATATTTGTGAAATATTCACGGTTAAAGAGTTACTACACCATCTTTGGTAAAATTTGTCACTAAGTACTAGTGcagtactattttttttttttcagaaagtACAGTAACTTTAATTAGGtaaaaaatgtattgagaaaACTTGGTTTGTCAAAAAATTACATTCTATATGAGAATGAAGCAGATTACTGAAGTGAACtatagcaacaagagtcaatagactggcacagggtgtacttatttgtgaataacacataagtctATGACTAACAAAACTATAATAGgagttgtaatttaaaaactatatgaCTGACAACTGTTGAAACCTTGCCCATCATCTGGTGCTATTTGGAAGTCGAGTTTAGGAACAAGCTGTACCtatgtgatttttattaaaattaacaatttacttaatatttttcagatCTACCAGTAATATTCTCAGTGCTACTGACAGTGCCATCTATAATGGGTGTGATGTACCTCCTCATCTTCCAAGTTGTGGTCCTGAGAATAGAGTACATCTGGTGTACTCTAATGCTTTGCATCCAGATGCTAGAATTTGTATTCGCGTCCATGTTCATAGTCTCCCTTTGTCGAGGACCCTCATATGACTAAAAAGTACAatgttgtaataatatgtaccttCCACAAGGGACAGTGTGCCTTTAGCACTATTTTTAGGCCAGTATTGTTcacaaaattttatacaaagagtattttaagaaataatccCTATTTACCTACTGTTATCCTAATTATACTGCCTTCagtgacaaataataattaagtcaaAAAGACAGAGATTCAtcttacttaaaattaaaaataagaccAAAGATATATGACTATATTagcataatattaatgttatgaCATCATTCTGTTTGAATTTCATATCTGTTCAAAATTCATgactcataaaattatttatggaaTGTGCAGGCATTTGCATTTTCTAAGATGTGATGCCAAGTTgaataacatacatatttttttaaatatgaatataaagCAAAGAGGTtagtaataagtattttgtGCTATTGCAGGCCAATATTTAAAGGCAATTCTAGACAAAGCCTTGCAATATAGTGTTATAATATTGAGTGTAAGCCTAAATATGATGACTGGctaaatttttaaacatttttaatatatttataaagcttTTGTGTTGTACTTTAGCCAGTATATTGCTTGAGTCCTGTTATTTTACTAgttattaatacattttgaatTTAGTAATGAATGGAGAAAAAGAAACACTCTTTTTTACCGTTTCCaaagttttaatgtttattacttattgaaacatattgttattactattttatctaCAGGATATATTCTTGTTAAGCATTTTTATGAAGTTATTCTGGTTgaaaatacgtattttagatGTGGCACAAGATTTGGAAATACTGTGTGAGGCACAAACACATGTTAAACTGTTATTTTGAAAGTATTCTATTCTGGAAGAAATATGAGTccttataaaactattttgttacttatattACAAGACTGTGAACTTATTTATACCAGTTCactattatagtaaaaaaaaaaacatgtattttaataaataagtattttaagattttaactTCTAGTCAGTACTTATGCATACTCTTGCCAAATCAGTTTTACATAAATGTATGCAACACAATCATaactaaataatacaatttttaaacatttaattttttacttgactatatttttaaaatagtaatttaacTGATACTTTATTATACATCTATGTAATAATGCATTACTGTATTCTTATGACACCTCAGCAAATAGGACAGCTCTTAGAATACTTCTAACACAACTAACTGTAATGAAcatgttcattttaaattcagttttgtaaaataagaaaCATTGTAATTTAAGAATGCCATAAAAGCCTTGCCCATTGTTTGTGTCCATCCGATAAATGTAACTTAAGTGATAAAGTGGcctttatttagatatttatactAAAATAGTTACTATGAAATCTTCCATTGTTCAGTAGATCACCAAGAGTTATATTTAATGTGTGTGATTTTATTTACCAATGTATTAAGTGTTGTCTATGTAAACTCTAGGTTTAAAGCCAAATATTTATAACCAATGATCTATAAAGCATTCTAGTCCAAtcagattataatatttgattcaaatatttattgaaagtattaaaaaacattaagtaCTTACAGATATTACTTACACttcttgaaataaatattgatgcAATAAACtttatggtttaatttttagatagttaatactttttatttaaaactacttCTAGCCAACTATATAACTACATTTCATACTAGTCACAAATCCTACATCAAGTCTAACATGTTTCTTTATACATCAAAAATTCAAAGTACATATCAAATAGAtactaaatatacatatagtactttaatttattattaatttatctttctcAATCCACTGCTTCATCTTGTTTCTGATACTCAGCTTGTAAATACAATGGCAATCTCCCCTTTGTCATTTTATCTCTCTTATGCACCCTCAACTCATGTCTCATTAGTGCCTTTCTGGTTCCATACTTATTACCACACACTCTACACCCAAAATCTTTAAGACCAGCATGATCAGATTGAAAATGTATGTCCATATCCCTCTGAGTGTAGAACCCTCTTCCACATTCAGGGCATTTGAATGGCCTCTCTTTTTTATGAGTTAATAGATGTCTGTTCAAGTTGCTTCGAGTTAAAAATCTTAATTCACATTTGTCACACGAAAAAGGTTTGTCACCTGTGTGAGTTCGCATATGTATCTTCAGGGATTCCAGAAACCTCCCCCTATATGGGCAAACCTTGCACTCAAAGGGCAGCTCAAAACTGTGCAGCTGCAAATGCCTGACTAAATTATCTTTACGATATAATTTGCCACAGGTGTCACAGACTAGATGAGATGCAGACTGGTGCCTGagtaaatgttttttatataactgAGCAGTCAATAGTCGGAAGCACAAAGGACATTGTATACGAACTTTTTTGTGAGTTCTTGAGTTTTTATGTGCTAATAATTCATCATATGATTTGAAATTGAGATTGCATAGGTTACAGGGGTATGAGTTACGCTTTTGTTCAAGAATAACTGGCTCGAAGGTATCGTCGACATCACCATCATTGACGGCGTCTGATTCTTCTTCTGAATCTAGAACTGTTGGTCGTCTAAGCAGTGTATCTGTCTCTTGAGCTGATTTCCGAAAAGCCAAAGCATCCTGAAGAAAATTATGGCACGTCGGACATAAATATTTCGGGTAATCATCATTTTCGCTTACTTCTATGCCCCCAAATGTTAGGATCGCTTCTGCAATATCAGAGTTACTATCTGATGTAAAAATTGGTTTGGTACCTTCTTTCAAACATATTCTGCATTTTTTACCGGTCCTGatcatttttatatcattatcgGGGCTATCAAGAGCATTTTGATTCTGGTGTAACTTACGCTGTTtctgaacttgtatatttttcaagAATTTCAACATGAAATATGAACCAGACATCGCACTATAATATTAAGTGATTGTTTGGtttacttgtatatttttttgtatttgtttacaatattatcACAGAATTAATGTGTCAATGTCACGTTGATAACGGATGAGTTTAATCTCTGGTCAACTCTGGTGGATCTACTAACCATAGAGAAATAGAATAGGTTCTGAGGAAGTTTTACATTTCGCACTTACTGAAACGCtggatttttcaataaaaataaaacatcacctGAAAACCAATGTATGACTCTTTTGTAATAAATGGTGAGCCTAATGCTATACACCGGCCGCCTTTGTCAAAAAATTTTGACCTAAACCAATGAGATAGCAcagcaaataaaatgtaaattcatAATTTGATACCCGACATGATGATACTATCCACCATTAAGATAGAGATTAGGTGAAGAGTTAAATACCATAATTTCTTTTTCTGCACTTTCATTCctttcatctttttttttttgaggggggaaaatcatccaatgacttctcccgccttgggcaaggcgagagggagtgtcagactcttaagactaaaaaccaccccgttccttctcctgcttttcgacccagagccccggtaaacccgctaggtagtccgcagctctggatcagatTCCTTTTATCTATATTGTGACATCACAGAGCAATCTAGTGTGTAATTTTAGAAACTAGGtggaaaaaattaagaaataatatgataaataaaaaaataaataataatttaatatttattgattaggtatgtttaaattacataattttacagaGATCAGAATACTAATGCATTAtgtaaaattacttataatatcttaGTTGCTATGCTGAGCCTCTAAATAAGCTGGCATTCTACCAAACAGGAGCTTAGCTCTCTTGTGTACATGTCTCTGGTGCTTCATCATAGCATTTCTGTAGCCAAATGCTTTTCCACAGATATTGCAAACATGATTCTTGATACCCAAGTGATCCGCTTCATAATGCCTTTGTAACATCAACTTTGTGTGAAAGGCCCTTTTGCAAGCATCACACTGGAGTTGTGGCTCTTTATGCTTCAATGCATGGCTGTTCAAATTACTCTTGAACAGAAACCTGGCTGGACATTCTGTACACATGTACCTATAGTCCCCAGTGTGCGTCCTCATGTGAGTCTTAAGTAGCTCTGAATATCTTCCCTGGTATGGACACAACTGGCATTTATATGGAAACTCTTTGCCATGTCTCAAACTGTGGTTGTGGTACGCACATCTCAGCCGAAATGACTTTCCACACACATCACAAATATACTTCTTGTGGTCAGGGTCATGCATTGTCATGTGTTCTTTGTAATAAGACCTATTGATGACTTTGTGACAAATGTTACATGTTACTTTTGGTGTATATTTGATTTTAACGGGTTTTTCAGCTTTCACCTTACTGGTATCTTCAATATCCCAATCTTCTGCTGGTTTGGAGTCATGAACGCTACCTTCGCTAGCGTCATGGTCTTGATCGAAAGCTTGGTCCTGTTCATCAACAACCTCCTCTTTAACTGGCTGCTGAAGGAATTGCTCAGTGTCTCTCGCTATTTTCCTAAATAAGGCAGCTCCTTTAATAAAATCATGGCACATGTCACATAGAAACTTCGGATTTCCATCATTTTCTTTCGCTTCCACATTCGCCACGCATAGTAATGTTTCTAATATAAATGCAGTGTCTTCTGTCCCGAATATCGGTACAACGCCTTCCCTTAAACATACCCTACATTTGGATGACAAATTTTCacttaattttaatcgtttatttttattttcatcgataatttttaaatattcgatagggtttaatttggttttgtttttggaCTTTTTCATTAAATAGTATAATGTTAACATACTTTCACTTTTAGTTATTTGCTGCAGACGCTGcgtttattattatgaataatggTAATTCTTTAAAGCTTATtagaaattgaatttatttgcaaaacaaacCATTGacgtaaaaatgtaaacaaaacaagcGGTGTGTGACAATCTGTCACTGTCAATTGTCAAATTATTCTTGTCCATGCTTGTTGTCTTTTGCGCACATACTGGTCGAAACCTTGGTGGtccttgtttttttatggaaaagcattaagtaggtaaacaagtatactgatcacctgatgcctgatggtaagcgatacgCGCCGACCATGGACACGCAACGCACGCACGCAACACCAGAGTCGCATATTATTTTTCCTGTCCTGGTTTATTTTTGGGTCATCTACCTACTGAACTATTTTGAATGGAGTAATAGAATTTTCCTGATTTGGTAACCAATTTCTGTCGTAATTATTGTTAACTTCCAGCCtgaatatcttaattaatgttctTTGTAGTTTATATCGAAGTGTAACACATGGGCCTTTGGAaatgggttcaattcccaggtAAGGAAAAGTATTAACGGGACTTTTCAGCAGGGACATGAAGTTCGGAACCATGTGCCATGTAATGCAAAATACTATTGCTTACCTATCTAGCTCTTTAATTGggattaataacataactggcagAAAGTAGGTTACATTTCAAATGTGCACCATTGCCTGTCTATTCAAAGGGTGACTAATAAAATACttctagttaaaaatataattttattgaaaaacataatttggaattctaactataaaaatgttcaaaccaaatacctacattaaaagGCTATTGGTCATACCATCACCTATTAGGGTACATATTTAGAAACAAGAGAATGCTGAACAgctcaatataatatttattatctaaaaacAGGCCGACTTCACCTAGAATAAGTGAGTCATATTTTGTACTGTAAAGAATATCACATTAAGTTGTAGGAGATCCAATTTATGCTATAGTGTATGGCTATCATGCATAATTTCTGCTCTATGGGacgtatgtatgtgtttatttatgttatgctATGAACTTAAGTCCACACATAATGTATTAAAGCtttgaattataaattatgaatttatgaTGGGTTAACATTACTCAAGTTTCTGTGAGTCTACTTTCAGATAGGAAGGCATGCGGCCTTTGCGACCGGACTTATCTCttttatgaatttttaactGGTGACACAACAAATTATCTCTGTGTCCAAACCCTTTACCACAAGTGTCACATACATGAGTTTTTAACGACAAATGTACACATTTAGCATGTTTCTCAAGATCTCGTTTTGAGTAAAAACATCTACCGcaaatttcacatttaaaattacTCGGAGCTTTGTGCCTCTGAAGATGTTTCGACAAGTTACTCTTCGTTATAAATCGAGCTGGACACTCTGTACATTTGTAATTATAGTCACCAGTGTGCGTCCTCACATGAATTTTGAGTAATGCCAGATGTAACCCCCTGTAGGGGCAGAATTGACATTTGTATTTCAATTCACTACCATGGGTAAGGCAGTGAGTTTTAAAAGCGGACGGATGCTTAAACACTTTCCCACATTTATCACAAATGAACTGCTTAAGCCGCCCACCATGCCCTGCTACATGTGCTTCATATTTACTCTCTTTAATTTCTTTGTCACACACCGGAcatgtaatatattttgctTCTTCTTGATCTATGTTTTTTTGAAGGCCATGCACTCTCTTGACATGATCTGCATAGTATTTACGGTTAAAGTTGCGATCGCaaaattcacattttatttgGCACTCTGCTTGTTCCTCGGGTGTGCCATGAAGTATCCTCATGTGGAGTTTGATATATGCCTTGCTAACACACTTACCGCATTGTTTACATTCGACTTTAGCATGTCTTCTGTTACAAGTGTCTACATATTTCTTCCGATGTTCTTGTAAATGATCTTCATAATTCAATTTAGAAACCATCTCACGGCAAACTTCACACTCCGTTAAATTTGTATTTCCTTTTTCTGATAGTTGTTCTTTCTGCTTAGGCTTAGTATCACTATCCATTTCAATCTTGGTTGACtgattgtttaatttttgtttatctttgtCCGAAACAATGATCATTATCATTTCGTTATCTGCTTCTTTTTCATTTGTTTCAACCAAAGATTCATCACAATTATCTGTATCAGTACAAAATTCCCTGACATCTTCACTTTCCTGTCCTTCCGATATTGTATGATTACGACTGGTGCTACCTTCTTCATCGAAAACTTCACTTTTAGATTCAAAATTGCCAATGTCTATACTAGAATCCGAACTATACTCGAACTCAAGATATTCTGTTTTTATATCAATTTCTTCATCATATTTTCTCTCAAAATCTTCAGACTCGTTATCTGTGTAACTTATTGTTTTGGttcgtttaaatatttcatgtttACGTTTATTAATTATGTCTTCCGATAGTTTAGCTGTCTGTCTGAAGAGTATAGCCGATTTTAGCAAAGATAGACAAGGCTCACATATTGACTGTGGTAGGTTATCGTCCTTTTCAATTTTGATTTGTCCAAATTCGGCAATATCATGAGATATGTCGTTATCTCCAAATATAGGTGTTTCGCCATCGTCTAAACAGATCCTACACGTCTCCCAGGAATACGTCCGTCCACTAGTACCGGTAGATGGGCGCGAACTCCCATTGCAGGATTTCTTGCGTGTCTGCATTGTTTCAACTATGCAACTGCTTTCAATTAGTCACTATGACAGCAAATATACATGTATACAAAGAATTTTGTGAgtaaaagtgtaaaaaatacaATCTTAGTAAACATTACACACGCGAGCACCGACTATTTACATAGAAAGAGTAACAAACTTGAACAACAAAC
It encodes the following:
- the LOC118270368 gene encoding zinc finger protein 714-like, producing the protein MLTLYYLMKKSKNKTKLNPIEYLKIIDENKNKRLKLSENLSSKCRVCLREGVVPIFGTEDTAFILETLLCVANVEAKENDGNPKFLCDMCHDFIKGAALFRKIARDTEQFLQQPVKEEVVDEQDQAFDQDHDASEGSVHDSKPAEDWDIEDTSKVKAEKPVKIKYTPKVTCNICHKVINRSYYKEHMTMHDPDHKKYICDVCGKSFRLRCAYHNHSLRHGKEFPYKCQLCPYQGRYSELLKTHMRTHTGDYRYMCTECPARFLFKSNLNSHALKHKEPQLQCDACKRAFHTKLMLQRHYEADHLGIKNHVCNICGKAFGYRNAMMKHQRHVHKRAKLLFGRMPAYLEAQHSN
- the LOC118270271 gene encoding uncharacterized protein LOC118270271 encodes the protein MVNSSLAYEILLYINSFYFGLFATCELGTLILKSVLIIEKYEVDKDPTKIGRDYGVLVSLFIIEAARLILGRKGSLSEKDLPVIFSVLLTVPSIMGVMYLLIFQVVVLRIEYIWCTLMLCIQMLEFVFASMFIVSLCRGPSYD
- the LOC118270588 gene encoding gastrula zinc finger protein XlCGF17.1-like, which produces MSGSYFMLKFLKNIQVQKQRKLHQNQNALDSPDNDIKMIRTGKKCRICLKEGTKPIFTSDSNSDIAEAILTFGGIEVSENDDYPKYLCPTCHNFLQDALAFRKSAQETDTLLRRPTVLDSEEESDAVNDGDVDDTFEPVILEQKRNSYPCNLCNLNFKSYDELLAHKNSRTHKKVRIQCPLCFRLLTAQLYKKHLLRHQSASHLVCDTCGKLYRKDNLVRHLQLHSFELPFECKVCPYRGRFLESLKIHMRTHTGDKPFSCDKCELRFLTRSNLNRHLLTHKKERPFKCPECGRGFYTQRDMDIHFQSDHAGLKDFGCRVCGNKYGTRKALMRHELRVHKRDKMTKGRLPLYLQAEYQKQDEAVD
- the LOC118270669 gene encoding zinc finger protein 888-like, whose translation is MQTRKKSCNGSSRPSTGTSGRTYSWETCRICLDDGETPIFGDNDISHDIAEFGQIKIEKDDNLPQSICEPCLSLLKSAILFRQTAKLSEDIINKRKHEIFKRTKTISYTDNESEDFERKYDEEIDIKTEYLEFEYSSDSSIDIGNFESKSEVFDEEGSTSRNHTISEGQESEDVREFCTDTDNCDESLVETNEKEADNEMIMIIVSDKDKQKLNNQSTKIEMDSDTKPKQKEQLSEKGNTNLTECEVCREMVSKLNYEDHLQEHRKKYVDTCNRRHAKVECKQCGKCVSKAYIKLHMRILHGTPEEQAECQIKCEFCDRNFNRKYYADHVKRVHGLQKNIDQEEAKYITCPVCDKEIKESKYEAHVAGHGGRLKQFICDKCGKVFKHPSAFKTHCLTHGSELKYKCQFCPYRGLHLALLKIHVRTHTGDYNYKCTECPARFITKSNLSKHLQRHKAPSNFKCEICGRCFYSKRDLEKHAKCVHLSLKTHVCDTCGKGFGHRDNLLCHQLKIHKRDKSGRKGRMPSYLKVDSQKLE